CAGAAGTTGTATAATCACTTATGGGTCACTTTAAATGACCtagcccccccacccccaccccccaccccctaaGTAACTAAGTAACGTACAGCAGATAAGTCTCAATGGTATAAAGAGATTACATGTGTCATCTGTCCCATCCTCATCACCACTGCGGTCATCACTGACGCCAGCATCACCTCCGCCCTTTGGTTCTGGAAGACCTGGGAATGACAAGAGTCAAAAGCTTGTATTAGAACGAGGcacattttgaaaaaatgcaatttttgctAAATAAAACGCATGCATATGTCTTACTTTGACGAACAAAAATGGAGATTTTGCTGATATACGCCCATGGAAATATAGAGACAGTCcatctacatgtaaaatgtaagatTCTGGCCCCTTGTACCTATACCCTCAAATTTGTACTACATGACAACAGACTAATCTAAGGTAATTCAGAAGACCCTCATCATGAATACCTGCCCACCCCCACGCAAAGATGGACACTTTCAATATCACAGCATGTCGGAAATGGGCTTTTTCAAACTCACAACAGCTTAAAGTGAGTAACAAGGGAGTCTCGGTTCAAAAGTTGCAAACTTTTATAATTTCTGTGCTTAGATAGACTGTCTCAATATTTTAGAATATGCGGCAATACCGCCCACCACACCACCActcccacccccaccccaacaTACACTTGTATGGAAATAATTCTTACACTAAGTTTCTGCGCCTGCATTAATTGGTCCATTCCCCGTATGTATAGCCCGGCAATTTAGGCCCCTGTGACATGTAGCCAACCCTGATGGCCTCTTGGCATTTTCCAGACCGTAGCTGGAAGTTAGTCGCGATCGTGAGCAAGGTTATGTGTATTTGGGATTTGGTCGACACGGATGCAAACTAGTCTAATAACCCGTCAGCAACGATCCacttaaggtttttttttttttttttaagttaagaAAGTCATATTCTGTCTGTATGTGGTCACAACAGCCGACCTTGTtctgtgtgtggtgtgtgtgtgtgtgtgtgcggggggggaggggggggggggggttccgaACTTAGTTGTGTGAAATTCCTGAAAGTATGACAGGGGCTTTAGCGAAGATTTCAAGAAAATCCNNNNNNNNNNNNNNNNNNNNNNNNNNNNNNNNNNNNNNNNNNNNNNNNNNNNNNNNNNNNNNNNNNNNNNNNNNNNNNNNNNNNNNNNNNNNNNNNNNNNNNNNNNNNNNNNNNNNNNNNNNNNNNNNNNNNNNNNNNNNNNNNNNNNNNNNNNNNNNNNNNNNNNNNNNNNNNNNNNNNNNNNNNNNNNNNNNNNNNNNNNNNNNNNNNNNNNNNNNNNNNNNNNNNNNNNNNNNNNNNNNNNNNNNNNNNNNNNNNNNNNNNNNNNNNNNNNNNNNNNNNNNNNNNNNNNNNNNNNNNNNNNNNNNNNNNNNNNNNNNNNNNNNNNNNNNNNNNNNNNNNNNNNNNNNNNNNNNNNNNNNNNNNNNNNNNNNNNNNNNNNNNNNNNNNNNNNNNNNNNNNNNNNNNNNNNNNNNNNNNNNNNNNNNNNNNNNNNNNNNNNNNNNNNNNNNNNNNNNNNNNNNNNNNNNNNNNNNNNNNNNNNNNNNNNNNNNNNNNNNNNNNNNNNNNNNNNNNNNNNNNNNNNNNNNNNNNNNNNNNNNNNNNNNNNNNNNNNNNNNNNNNNNNatagtcagtcagtcagtcagacagtcaTATTGGTTGCAGAATGACTGTAGATTGGTTTATCTTTATGTGGGAAGGCACCGGAAAACTACATCCTTCCTACCGACTTGTAGTTGAAAAATAAGGACACGGtgtaatattatatatataagttgGACTACTAAGCtatctgatacatgtatagacaATCAGTAAATCACAAGCGGGAAGAAAAAGCATTTAAAAGTATTGTGTAAGGAATGGATAACATATACGATTACTAACCAACTTCTTTCGGAGAAGGCACAAGGGCAAAGAAATTAACAATTCCTCCAGCAAAGAGAATTGTCGATGTTACCAAAAATGCGTACTAAAATGAAAGGGCAAACAACATTAGATGGAACATAGAACGTATACATATAATCAGTTGTCTTAATCCCATGTCCAATTAAATTCAAAGTAGAGCTTAATCCTGGTGAATTAGGCGTCAAGCGTATGACTGATACCTGAATCTGACGGTAAAGTCCCCTTAGACATCGAAAAAACACGTCTctacattgttatgcaaatcgagacaacGGTAGAGACGAGAACTGTGTATAAGTGTGGGgaattcacctttgacatattacccacagttcctgttgctgcacatgcgtacttggaACCGTAAAAAGTACCTGTCTTGTTTCTAAATTAAACGCAGCCCCCGATCTAAGACGGTGTGTGTACAAATTCACacaagaaactagagttcggcgacctcatacctctatgaaatattaagagcttttgtaaattttatgcaaatgacttacacatttacataatctatgcatagtgatgttcatcattgactatcGTACACATGTCATAAGTAAATAAGAGCATTTTTAACCATTAAacggttttgaaatgtttgcatatattatgcaaatcagttcctcgtTTGcctatttggtatctgcttatgttccataaTGAACATGTGTTACATCTATTGAAGActagttattaaaaacaatagaattaaacaattccctcattaactatgcaaatcaagtcctcatatacataacatgtatatcattatgaacatctttgcctaagctacctgcatgcctaaaatgatgccatttTCCAGCGCCTTTGCAAGAGAAGTATACCCTATACCTCATAGCCATAGTCCAGAACCTGTGCCACCACCAAGGCTCCTATGATGTTGCCAACAGAGGGACAGGCCGACCACATACCCCAAACAAGACCTTGGCTGAGGATCAGGACATACAGAGGCGATCAGAAAATTGTTTTAagctaggccatgttgatttgattatatggatgacaactTCTGTGAACCCTTCCACTGAACGTGCAAATTCAAGCAAAAGCCTCTTTCGTCTAGAACGTTGAACATAAAAGACTATACACACAGAGAATGGTTTGCCGAACCATAGactcttaatttttgttctttcacatctgcCTCTTTACCCCTGGAAATGAATTTCATATTGTACGACTTTAGTATCCGCATCTTTCAGTTTACGACATTTTTATGCTTACTTTGCAGTACGATTTCAAGTATGGTTGATAAACTTTGGGGGACGAAAGAAAATTGATGCTCGCGCGGTGGCATCCACATAATCAAGATAACATAGTCATGCATTACAACAATGAAGGAGAACCTCCTGGTTAAAAAGAACAGTCCACACAGAATATATGTCAAGTTAACATGGTAAACTTAAAGCGCGTTCATATGGACAATAACTATATTTACAGTGATAAATTGACGTTTCTAATAGTGCATATAAcattatatgcatgtatattcCCCATATTGAATAAAATCGAGCTGTTAGACAGTCCGAACCTACACACCACTTCTTTCATGCATCAGACGCTCTGATCAAGGTCAATGTTCTGATGATGTACCAAAGTCACGAAACAGGGTACATAATTAAATAAGCCCTTGATCTTTGTCTTTCCGACACACACCCTCATACCAAATATATGTACAATCCACCCATGGGTTCAaaaattttgctgacaaaaaatatccggaaacacaaaatGACACGCAGACAGACGCATCCAAAAAATTACTCAACTTTTCAATAagataaaggtgcactctcactgcacttgcgtcaagcttgcgccattacggggttcgaaagatactcaacgaatttcagagataaaaaacgAATTCTCATCcgcttgttgtgtattttgtcgtcttctaagtcatacttttacgtattacgcgaTATCTAAATTATCTAAAGAATCGGAGAactaacaaaacagtgacgcagtgaacgaactccgcaattacgcaagcttgacgcaagtgcagtgagagtgcaccttaacagGGCGCGGCCTTACGATAATTTCCCGAACCAGTTCCCCATGATGGCGACTACACATGGCCAGCCCATGGACTGCGTTAGTCCGAACAGCACGTACATGGTGATGTAAAATGGCTTGCTGTAGAGATGTACCCACTCCGTCAAGCACCCAAACACAAACGCCTGGAATAATAAGGACATCAGTTTTCCATCATTGAGTAGGCAGCACGTAAATGGCAAAGACAAGTATCATGATTCAAATAAATGTGCTCTGAAATAGCTAAACGGTATCCAGTGATCGTATCACAGTGATAACGTATGATGCTAAATAGCACACTGCCCGCAAAGGTCCAATACTTACTACAACAGCGGATAGACACATTCCCAGAGATAGCATCTTCCTCATGTCAAACCTGTTATGTATAAGAGTGGAACCGTTAGTTACAACTGTATATTACAAGTTGCAACCCAACTTACAGTTGTTGATAAAAGCTAGGATTGTTACCTCCGATCCGTGAGGCCTGAAGAATGTTATTGACTTCCGAAAGgagtattgttgttgtcttcaTTTGTGTGTGCTTCAGTGTGTTATAACTCAATATCCTTTTGGTAGAGGTCCACATTGGTGCATAGTGATTTGGGGGACCGCGGTAGTATTTCCAGGGAATGCAAGAATTATAGAACGGCACTATCATCTTGAAAGTACTGTGATACGTCCATTAAAACAAACATCTGTTTGTCGCTGCATGAAACTAATAtgcaactctccaagcagaggtttaggccACTGCCTTGACAAGAAACAACTACGTTTACCTAAACATGTTATTAAAAAATTGTTATAAAGAAATTGTTTCTTGGTAAAGAGGGCATCGAACAACTTTGCCTACACAACAAACACCGTGATTACATAACGGAGGTTTGTGCCCTGCGGACTCTTGTTATTAGTTGTGTTTGGTATAGAAATGGTCAAACAAAAGCATGAATTTTATCTTCAAGTCAACTCAACTGTCATCAATCACTTGAGAAATAATTGTTTATCTCTTACCTGTCTCCGATGACGCCACTGATGTATAAACCCTACAAAACAATACAGAGGGATAGTCAAAGAGACTTGATCTTGACATTGAAGATACCTAGATTAAACTTTATCTATCTCAGAGTAcgtgtcacacctaacctttgcgcCCTGGTCGCGTTGTTCAAAGCCATCTAACGACGATGACTATCTCAAACAACAGGGGCCAATCAACTCATGATTTTAACCCTTAGTTTAAGTCTCAAAATAAAGTCATCACCGCACCCTACATCTGGCCTCAGTTTAGGATGGCGGAACTTTGTTTAAACTTGCCTCAATTTTGCTATTATAGCTCTGATATTGAATTTATTTCTGGccatgtatttttcttttctttaccgGTACTAGATATTTTTGAGTGATTGGTAAAGATTAGATGTGTATTTCAAATTGCACATGATTCATTATAAAGCTATGGGATTGACTGAATGACTGACATGATTCATATTACATACTACCATGACATACCACCTTTGTTTTTGCTATATTACCATTAATTCAATTTGATATCGTTATCGATTGCTATtgtgttgtatgtatatatagcccccccccccctcgaatCTTTGGAAAGCGCcaaaaattgtaacatgtaAATCTGgtaaaataaagataaacaaacaaacaaacaaacaaacaaacaaacatctagaAGACGCATGGACTCACCAATGCATAGGAGATAAGAAGGGTGGAGTCCAACCAACCCAGAAATGGTTCTGCATCTCCCATTGAGTCAAACAGGCGATGGTCCAtccaaatctaaaaaaaaaaaaaagattgttgttgttattctcTTTCGAGAATTATTTGGAATGACTAATAAACCTGTCTtgttttttggccaattttgttTCAGTAATTTATTAAAATTCTGTCGCAATATTCTGGATTTGATTCACATTTTACACTGCGTTTCTTCGAATATCGCATAGTCGTCATCTATCGTTACGTTATAAGCTAATTCAACTACTAGTACGTATATTGCTAGTTGTCTTGTACAATATTACGTAACCTAAGTTTGCCTTACACTGTACCCGTTCTACAAATATTGTGAAATAAACTTTGACCTGACTTGACTTTTATAAACACCATTgtgagtgggggggggggggctgattTCGTACGCACGGTCATTTCAAAACGTCGATCATACGATTGGCGTCCTGTTGAATTTAAGGTCACAAAGATCTAGGGCTGGCCATATGAAAGCATGCTAGTGCACTGCAAATAAAGGCGTCACAAAAGTCCAATCTCAAAAATTCTTCTCCGTCAGAATGTCACAAAggttcagtgcaaaaacaacaacagggaTTTGTTCAGCTTAAACTCCGAAAACTTGAATAGATCACTCAATAAACAAACCCTACTTTACCCTTGACCCCACTTTTCTCCAGAATCAATCCGCAGGACAAAACCACGTCTGTCCTTTAACACagcaactcaactcaactcaactgaACGAAATTCAATGTTGACTGAAATGGGGAAGTCTGACACCCAAATTCTCAAGATAGATAGGACCAATCTTTTCAAGGAAATGAAGGGTTTTCAAGGAGTTTATGTTCATCATTCATAACCATTTTGAGATCTCcaccacaacacaacacaactcaGCCTATACAAGGAGTCGTGTTCAACTAAGATGGCGACAGTTTTTGTCGATTTTGagtagcctggtattcagccgtattataggTCCCGAATCTCTTCTGTCCTCGGAGACTCGGGacctataatacggctggataccaggctaggtttTGAATATACCATTGAGGTACGTACGTACAAATTGTACATAGCTTACCGTATGTGGTCGAAGACATGACTCTGTAGTATTACAGAACTGGGGAGTCCACTCAGAAGAGATGGTGGTCTTGACGTTACTGAAGGTTTTTCTTGTGGCGGAGATGGATGCATAGCTATACACGGTGAGAGAGGGGGCGAGGGAGGGGGTGGAAGGGTGGGAAAGAGTGAATAGAGCTTTATTGCTACATTTGCAATGTATGGTACATAAATATAGCAACTGAACTATTGTCAACATGTGATTCTAAGTACCGCTCTACGTGCGAAGTCTGCCTTTGCATGTgattaacatacattcgcataattccaccaggtgccattataccgccacctcaaaataACGTTGTTATATAGAGGctttctcaagattgtcttcaacacgtaaTATCtgattacatttaggatatctaACATTCgttgttcaagacaatcttgggaagctAGACCTCTATACTcacgtttttttgaggtggcggtgttatggcacctggtggaattatgatagtcgatgttatatCTTATTCTGTTTCCACGCAATAGACTAACAATTTTTGTCGGTCTTGACTCTTAACAATATTACGCACTTGGACAATATATCATGACATGGAATTCGTTCTCAATATCATCATGCACACGTACTGCATACCTGAGAAAGGTTAAGGAGAAGACAAAGATGTGGTAGATGCTGTACTTTGACTTCAACTGCCGCCACGTGTGGCAAATGGGCGCCATCACATACGCTGCCTGGGTCGCTGAGGAGTTACAGGGGATGCAGAGTCGAACCACGCTTACAGGAAAACTGATACTGAAGGCTTCACTACACAGGACACGTACCACCAAAAGAAGTTCTATCTCAGCTTGGCTGGAAATGAAGGCAACACACCAATACTACAATGccgtagcctggaatccagtcttgttagctttgttccgttcccgaaggtcgctactcgcCAGCCTGAAATCCAGTCTAgttagctttgttccgctcccgaaggtcgctactcgcAGCGacgggagcggaacaaagcgaacaagactggattccaggctaacaATGCCGTACTCCGTCTACAAAAAAACAACTCCCACCATACATATATGCATGCGTCAGATGTTTGTCTACTTTAGAGACCAAAGCCCAAGGACAACCGGacaaaacacaagatatcagGTCGTTGTCAAACAACACCACTAGAGCGAGAGACGTTCAGAAGAACCATATAGCCTAGCTACCCGCTTTACAGTGGACACAATGtatggaacagtctaccacctgACACATAGACGGTCCCAACTCCGgctgcacaccccagttcttccgcggtAGTCCCAAATTATTTTTGAGTAAGGGGATTTTAACATCCGTTTTGTGCCCAGTTACTTAGTGTAAAACTAGTGTAGCGGATCC
The sequence above is drawn from the Branchiostoma floridae strain S238N-H82 chromosome 4, Bfl_VNyyK, whole genome shotgun sequence genome and encodes:
- the LOC118414828 gene encoding sugar phosphate exchanger 3-like is translated as MAPICHTWRQLKSKYSIYHIFVFSLTFLSYASISATRKTFSNVKTTISSEWTPQFCNTTESCLRPHTIWMDHRLFDSMGDAEPFLGWLDSTLLISYALGLYISGVIGDRFDMRKMLSLGMCLSAVVAFVFGCLTEWVHLYSKPFYITMYVLFGLTQSMGWPCVVAIMGNWFGKLSQGLVWGMWSACPSVGNIIGALVVAQVLDYGYEYAFLVTSTILFAGGIVNFFALVPSPKEVG